A window of the Burkholderia sp. 9120 genome harbors these coding sequences:
- a CDS encoding AraC family transcriptional regulator: MDNTVAQNRLPALAHTKLISIDEILSARPQRPIATTRERGWSGVTADLHRPYFGCAERHAGLDHHLICYCPSGSAKLVQSRAGVVHASVITAGTSYIMPAGYESAWEGDSGLSARLRVPTSLVDSAAEQVGQRPGQVEIRNVFQVRDPVIERLAQTLLVEMDRPAHPVQVLIVDALSTALAAHMLRGYNAFEWVEVSPERSLCKLEIARLTEFIEDNLDRTISLEDLASVVNMSRFHFSRLFKRSTGSTAISFVEQCRIRRAQSLITDTDRPLAEIALTVGFVDQSHFTRRFHRHVGCTPAVFAREQGRRRSGLRSAQSIGKREP; encoded by the coding sequence GTGGATAACACCGTGGCTCAGAACCGGCTGCCCGCGCTGGCCCATACGAAATTGATCTCCATCGACGAGATCCTGAGCGCGCGCCCCCAGCGGCCGATTGCCACCACCCGCGAGCGCGGCTGGAGTGGCGTGACGGCCGACCTTCACCGTCCGTACTTCGGTTGCGCCGAGCGCCACGCGGGCCTCGATCATCATCTGATCTGCTATTGCCCGTCGGGCAGCGCGAAACTGGTTCAGAGCCGCGCCGGCGTCGTTCATGCAAGCGTCATTACGGCTGGCACGTCCTATATCATGCCCGCCGGCTACGAGTCGGCGTGGGAAGGCGATTCGGGATTGTCCGCGCGGCTGCGCGTGCCGACCTCGCTGGTCGACTCGGCGGCGGAGCAGGTGGGTCAGCGGCCGGGCCAGGTGGAAATCCGCAATGTGTTTCAGGTGCGCGATCCCGTGATCGAGCGCCTCGCGCAGACGCTGCTGGTGGAAATGGACCGGCCGGCGCATCCCGTTCAGGTGTTGATCGTCGACGCGCTATCCACCGCGCTGGCCGCCCATATGCTGCGCGGCTATAACGCATTCGAATGGGTGGAGGTCTCGCCGGAGCGCTCGCTCTGCAAGCTCGAAATCGCGCGCCTCACGGAATTCATCGAAGACAATCTCGATCGCACGATCAGCCTCGAAGATCTGGCCTCGGTCGTGAATATGAGCCGGTTCCATTTCAGCCGCCTGTTCAAACGCAGCACCGGCAGCACGGCGATCAGTTTCGTCGAACAGTGTCGGATCCGCCGGGCGCAATCGCTGATTACCGACACCGACCGACCGCTCGCGGAGATCGCGTTGACGGTGGGCTTTGTCGATCAGAGCCATTTCACGCGGCGATTTCATCGGCATGTCGGCTGCACGCCCGCGGTGTTTGCGCGCGAGCAGGGACGACGACGCTCGGGGCTGCGCTCGGCGCAGTCCATCGGCAAGCGCGAGCCATAA